A single region of the Bacteroidota bacterium genome encodes:
- a CDS encoding GxxExxY protein encodes MEKLSENDLAKIVVQIAYEIHVKLGPGLFESVYEEILFTELTKRGLHVERQKAIYIQWDNKTLGSPAFRADLIINNKLLIEIKSVDALADLHFKQTTTYLKLTGIKLALLINFNTPLIKTGVRRIVNRL; translated from the coding sequence ATGGAAAAATTAAGTGAAAACGATCTTGCAAAAATTGTTGTACAAATTGCCTATGAAATTCATGTTAAACTAGGGCCGGGTTTATTTGAATCGGTTTATGAAGAAATATTGTTTACGGAACTTACTAAAAGAGGATTGCATGTCGAGCGACAAAAAGCAATTTATATTCAGTGGGATAATAAAACATTAGGCAGCCCGGCATTTCGTGCAGATTTAATTATAAACAATAAATTACTTATCGAAATTAAATCGGTAGATGCATTAGCCGACCTTCATTTTAAACAAACTACAACCTATTTAAAATTAACAGGTATAAAACTCGCTCTATTAATTAATTTTAATACACCCTTAATTAAAACCGGCGTAAGAAGAATAGTTAACCGCCTTTAA
- a CDS encoding rod shape-determining protein MreD — MQAINWILRFVGLIFLILFQVLVLNKLNVSVYIHPYVYPMFLILLPFETPKWIMLPLAFAVGITIDMFNNTAGMHAAACVFIAYARPWLIKAYTPITGYENVSNPSISQLGVVWFALFTLTVIFIHHTIYYLLQIFVLNDLGFLFLKIVLSTLVSTLLIVIFAFLFAKRKANR; from the coding sequence ATGCAGGCAATTAATTGGATATTAAGGTTTGTGGGACTGATCTTTTTGATTCTGTTTCAGGTACTTGTGCTCAACAAGCTCAATGTAAGTGTGTATATACATCCTTATGTATATCCGATGTTTCTCATTTTATTGCCATTTGAAACGCCAAAATGGATTATGCTGCCCTTGGCCTTTGCCGTTGGTATCACTATCGATATGTTTAATAATACAGCCGGTATGCACGCTGCAGCCTGCGTATTTATTGCCTATGCACGACCATGGCTCATTAAGGCATATACACCTATTACCGGCTATGAAAATGTAAGTAATCCTTCTATTTCACAACTTGGTGTGGTGTGGTTCGCTTTATTTACACTTACCGTAATTTTTATTCATCACACCATTTATTATTTATTGCAAATTTTTGTGTTGAATGATTTAGGATTTTTATTTTTAAAAATAGTATTGAGTACTTTAGTGTCAACTTTGTTGATTGTGATATTTGCATTTTTATTTGCAAAGCGGAAGGCTAATCGTTAA
- a CDS encoding class I SAM-dependent methyltransferase, with the protein MQCENCGNNHFSTTPFYYNWNNKTFLLKKCKKCALIALDPQPTGQELSLLYADDYFETGQHGLNRTEQTYEESKDALSMEARITAIQNNILQFKPETKNIFEIGFAMGHILAAAKTLHLEVSGIEFSETAVNKAKNKFDIDAICGNFEELDTTPYLNKWDCIYGGDVFEHFGSPTKVVKNMHAMLAPGGIAVVAVPSTFNLFSTWFAILFYKLTGKKKKFYDNPYHLFEYTPKTIKSLFKKYFDDVQVVNRIKKPSELNMKGGGVEYKIKKFLHYINYPYTQIFNRNGDRLLVVARKQLK; encoded by the coding sequence ATGCAATGCGAAAACTGCGGGAATAATCACTTTTCAACAACACCATTCTATTACAACTGGAATAACAAAACATTTTTGCTGAAAAAGTGTAAAAAATGTGCCCTCATTGCGCTCGATCCCCAACCTACAGGCCAGGAATTGTCGCTATTATACGCCGACGACTATTTTGAAACCGGGCAACACGGGTTAAACCGAACCGAACAAACCTACGAGGAAAGTAAAGATGCCCTGAGTATGGAGGCCAGAATTACGGCTATTCAAAATAATATCCTGCAATTTAAACCTGAAACGAAAAATATTTTTGAGATTGGGTTTGCAATGGGCCATATACTTGCTGCAGCAAAAACCCTACATCTTGAAGTTTCAGGTATTGAATTTTCTGAAACCGCGGTTAACAAAGCAAAAAACAAATTTGATATCGATGCCATTTGTGGCAACTTTGAAGAATTAGACACAACACCTTATCTCAATAAATGGGATTGTATTTATGGCGGAGATGTATTTGAACATTTTGGCAGTCCCACCAAAGTTGTGAAAAACATGCACGCCATGCTTGCACCCGGTGGCATAGCAGTTGTTGCTGTACCATCTACATTTAATTTATTTTCAACCTGGTTTGCCATTTTATTTTATAAACTTACCGGGAAAAAGAAGAAATTTTACGACAACCCATATCATTTATTTGAATACACACCAAAAACAATAAAAAGTTTATTTAAAAAATATTTTGATGATGTTCAGGTAGTCAACAGAATTAAAAAACCTTCGGAATTAAATATGAAAGGCGGAGGCGTTGAATATAAAATAAAAAAATTCCTGCACTATATCAATTATCCTTATACCCAAATATTTAATCGTAATGGTGATCGTTTATTAGTGGTGGCAAGAAAGCAATTAAAATAA
- the hutH gene encoding histidine ammonia-lyase, with product MDTYHIGAQPLTIALIDKIIKNKVKLALDDAAREKIQKCRTYLDKKIGDSGKAVYGVNTGFGSLCKVKISDNDLEQLQYNLIRSHACGTGPIIPDTICRILLLLKIQSLSYGNSGVSVETVWRLIDFFNLDILPVIYEQGSLGASGDLCPLSHMSLALIGEGKVKYNGEIRPTVEVLKDFKLTPLKLQSKEGLALLNGTQFMSSYAVYNLIKADNIIKQSNKIAALSLEAYDCKAEPFSAQIHRVRNQDGQIETAKEILELLNGSETFFSEKEQVQDPYSFRCIPQVHGACRDAINYCRSIVEKEINGVTDNPNIFVEDDLIVSGGNFHGEPLALTLDFLTIALSEIGNISERRVYRLLSGARKLPEFLTPNPGLNSGLMIPQYTAASIVSQNKQLCTPASVDSISSCNEQEDHVSMGANAATKCLRVAENLEKILGIELLTAAQAFEFRRPAKTSVAIERFFADYRDIVSFNTSDRFLAEDIEKSIRFLVD from the coding sequence ATGGATACTTATCATATCGGCGCTCAGCCACTCACAATTGCCCTGATTGACAAAATCATTAAAAACAAGGTGAAATTAGCCCTGGATGATGCTGCTAGAGAAAAAATCCAAAAATGCAGAACATATCTCGACAAAAAAATTGGGGATAGTGGCAAAGCAGTGTATGGTGTAAATACCGGCTTTGGCAGTTTGTGTAAAGTAAAAATTTCTGATAATGATTTGGAACAATTGCAATATAACCTGATTAGAAGTCACGCTTGTGGAACAGGTCCAATTATTCCGGATACAATTTGCAGAATTTTATTATTGCTTAAAATACAAAGTTTAAGTTATGGTAATTCCGGTGTGAGTGTTGAAACCGTTTGGCGATTAATAGATTTTTTTAATCTCGATATTTTACCTGTTATTTATGAACAAGGTTCGTTAGGTGCCAGTGGCGATTTATGTCCGCTCTCACACATGAGCCTTGCATTAATTGGTGAAGGTAAAGTTAAATACAACGGAGAAATCCGCCCTACTGTTGAAGTGCTGAAAGATTTTAAATTAACACCACTTAAGTTGCAATCAAAAGAAGGCCTTGCATTATTAAATGGCACACAGTTTATGAGTTCATATGCAGTATATAATTTAATTAAAGCAGATAATATTATTAAACAATCGAATAAAATTGCGGCGCTTTCTTTAGAGGCATATGATTGTAAAGCCGAACCATTCAGTGCGCAAATTCATCGTGTAAGAAACCAGGATGGACAAATTGAAACTGCAAAAGAAATTTTAGAATTATTAAATGGCAGTGAAACATTTTTTAGTGAAAAGGAACAAGTGCAGGATCCATATTCTTTCAGATGTATTCCACAAGTACACGGCGCTTGTCGCGATGCAATAAATTACTGCAGGTCAATTGTTGAAAAGGAAATAAATGGTGTAACTGATAATCCGAATATTTTTGTTGAAGATGATTTAATCGTTAGTGGAGGAAATTTTCACGGTGAACCACTTGCGCTTACATTAGATTTTCTGACAATTGCATTAAGTGAAATTGGAAATATTTCCGAAAGAAGAGTATATCGATTATTAAGCGGCGCCAGAAAATTGCCTGAATTTTTAACACCAAATCCGGGATTAAATTCGGGATTAATGATTCCGCAGTATACTGCTGCAAGTATCGTTTCTCAAAATAAACAATTGTGTACACCTGCAAGCGTAGATAGTATTTCAAGCTGCAATGAGCAGGAAGATCATGTAAGTATGGGCGCAAATGCAGCAACCAAATGTTTAAGAGTTGCAGAAAATCTCGAAAAAATTCTGGGTATCGAATTGCTCACTGCTGCTCAGGCATTTGAATTCCGTAGACCTGCAAAAACATCTGTTGCAATAGAGCGGTTTTTCGCGGATTATCGTGACATAGTATCTTTCAACACCAGCGACAGGTTTCTTGCAGAGGATATTGAAAAGTCGATAAGGTTTCTGGTAGATTAA
- the rodA gene encoding rod shape-determining protein RodA, protein MQNVDQFALGLYFALLVIGLFTVFAVSYDSDTSRFFNFSQTHGRQMVWMFISLIVGFSILTFDSTFFTKFAIILYAITLGILVITFVVAVDINGARSWLQVGSFQFQPAEFGKTTTALMLAKYLSMITGQARSFKNKLIAYLILGIPMGIIVLQHDVGSAMVYGSLVFVIYREGFPVYEVLFVLFIGLCFVFSLIFGGDPVAIVLSIAMMAYVIFTSLKMVRKEKVKGVSFLIVFCSAILLFLLGAEVMSLNLIAIYLGTLALLVTAVIMVRKVKYFKIATPVFLYVALLAFVIFGVKYITTDLLEDYQVQRIETLLGISDDADAEYNVTQSKMTIGSGGVAGKGYLQGTLTQSEQVPEQSTDFIFCTIGEEFGFLGTFIFLLIYLLFILRIIFIAERQRSPFSRVYAYCVASFFFLQIMINVGMTIGLIPVIGIPLPFISYGGSSVLAFSILVFIMLRLDADRLLILR, encoded by the coding sequence ATGCAAAATGTTGATCAGTTCGCACTCGGACTGTATTTTGCATTATTGGTAATTGGTTTATTTACTGTTTTTGCTGTGAGTTACGATTCGGATACCAGCCGCTTCTTTAATTTCTCTCAAACACATGGCCGACAAATGGTTTGGATGTTTATTTCGTTGATTGTCGGGTTTAGTATTCTCACATTTGATAGTACTTTTTTTACAAAATTTGCCATAATACTTTATGCTATTACCTTAGGTATTTTGGTAATTACTTTTGTAGTAGCTGTAGATATTAATGGTGCAAGAAGTTGGCTTCAGGTTGGTTCATTCCAGTTTCAACCTGCTGAATTCGGAAAAACTACCACCGCACTCATGCTTGCAAAGTATTTAAGTATGATTACCGGTCAGGCTCGCTCATTTAAAAATAAATTAATTGCCTATTTAATTTTAGGAATACCGATGGGCATTATTGTTCTGCAACATGATGTAGGATCGGCAATGGTGTACGGAAGTTTGGTATTTGTAATTTATCGGGAAGGTTTTCCGGTGTATGAAGTATTGTTTGTGTTATTTATCGGATTGTGTTTTGTGTTTTCTTTAATTTTTGGGGGTGACCCGGTTGCAATTGTATTATCTATTGCAATGATGGCTTATGTTATTTTCACCTCCTTAAAAATGGTAAGAAAAGAAAAAGTAAAGGGCGTTTCCTTCCTGATTGTTTTTTGTTCAGCCATTTTGTTATTTCTTTTGGGAGCAGAAGTAATGTCACTTAACCTTATTGCTATTTATTTAGGTACACTTGCTTTATTAGTAACAGCAGTTATTATGGTGAGGAAGGTGAAGTATTTTAAAATTGCTACACCAGTTTTTTTATATGTAGCATTACTCGCATTTGTAATTTTCGGTGTAAAATATATTACTACCGATTTGCTGGAAGATTATCAGGTGCAAAGAATTGAAACATTATTAGGAATTTCAGATGATGCCGATGCCGAATATAATGTAACACAAAGTAAAATGACCATCGGTTCGGGAGGTGTTGCGGGTAAAGGTTATTTACAGGGTACACTTACACAGTCAGAGCAGGTTCCCGAACAAAGCACCGATTTTATTTTTTGCACTATTGGAGAGGAATTTGGATTTTTAGGGACATTTATTTTTCTGCTAATTTATTTGCTTTTTATTTTACGCATAATATTTATTGCAGAACGTCAGCGCTCTCCATTTTCAAGAGTATATGCCTATTGCGTAGCCAGCTTTTTCTTTCTGCAGATTATGATTAATGTTGGTATGACCATCGGCTTAATTCCAGTAATTGGTATTCCACTCCCATTTATTTCCTATGGCGGTTCATCCGTTCTGGCATTTTCTATTTTGGTGTTTATTATGTTACGCCTTGACGCCGACAGATTGTTGATTCTGCGATAA
- the aspS gene encoding aspartate--tRNA ligase codes for MQSSTFYRSHHCGELRMADIGKQVSLTGWVNKNRDQGGMIFIDLRDRYGITQLVFNMETSANLCEEARKLGREYVILATGTVAERSNKNVNIPTGDIEIIVIELTILNAAELPPFTMDDDTDGGEELRMKYRYLDLRRPQMQKRLMLRAQMLKAVRTYLDNEGFVEVETPNLIKSTPEGARDFLVPSRLQPGLFYALPQSPQILKQLLMVSGMDRYYQIAKCFRDEDLRGDRQPEFTQIDCEMSFVRQEDVWNMFEGMTKYVFKQTKNIDLPDFIRLPYKEAIQYYGSDKPDLRFDCKIHDLNHLVGGTEFSVFNNIISSNGLIAGINAKGCSEYSRKQIDELTEFVKAPQRGVGGLIYIKFNTDGSIKSSVDKFYTVEQLKTIGEHFKATSGDLILIVADKINKTRKVLGELRLEMAKRENWIDKNAWSVFWVVDMPLFEPDENTGEPIFAHHPFCSPHPDDFQYMDSEPLRVRAQSYDLVMNGNEILSGSIRIHNKELQEKVFKILGFSEEEKEKRFGFMVNAFKYGAPPHGGCAFGFDRWVMLMAGGDTIRDVIPFPKNNNGRDMMMDAPGEVDNEQLKIVGVRLL; via the coding sequence ATGCAAAGTTCAACATTTTACAGGTCGCACCATTGTGGTGAATTAAGGATGGCCGATATTGGCAAACAGGTAAGTTTAACCGGTTGGGTGAATAAAAACCGTGATCAGGGTGGAATGATCTTTATTGATTTAAGGGACCGATATGGTATCACTCAGTTGGTTTTTAATATGGAAACCAGTGCAAACTTGTGTGAAGAAGCGAGAAAACTCGGCAGAGAATATGTGATTTTAGCAACAGGAACAGTTGCTGAACGTTCAAATAAAAATGTAAATATTCCAACAGGCGATATTGAAATTATAGTTATAGAACTTACGATTTTAAATGCAGCAGAATTGCCACCGTTTACCATGGATGATGACACTGATGGCGGAGAAGAACTACGCATGAAATACCGCTATCTCGATTTACGTCGCCCGCAAATGCAAAAACGTTTGATGTTGCGTGCACAGATGCTTAAAGCTGTAAGAACTTATTTAGACAATGAAGGATTTGTTGAAGTTGAAACGCCAAATTTAATTAAATCGACACCTGAAGGTGCACGCGATTTTTTAGTGCCTTCACGTTTACAACCAGGTTTGTTTTATGCTTTACCGCAATCACCACAAATATTAAAACAATTATTAATGGTGAGTGGGATGGACAGATATTATCAAATCGCAAAATGTTTTCGCGATGAAGATTTGCGTGGAGACCGTCAACCGGAATTTACACAAATTGACTGCGAAATGAGTTTTGTACGTCAGGAAGATGTTTGGAATATGTTTGAAGGTATGACCAAATATGTATTCAAACAAACAAAAAATATTGACCTCCCCGATTTTATTAGATTGCCTTATAAAGAAGCGATTCAATATTATGGTAGTGATAAACCGGATTTACGTTTCGATTGTAAAATTCATGATCTTAACCATTTAGTTGGCGGGACAGAATTTTCGGTATTTAATAATATTATTTCAAGTAACGGATTGATAGCAGGTATCAATGCAAAAGGTTGCAGCGAATATAGTCGCAAACAAATTGATGAATTAACAGAATTTGTAAAAGCGCCGCAACGCGGAGTGGGCGGATTGATTTATATTAAATTTAATACGGATGGAAGTATAAAATCGTCGGTAGATAAATTTTATACTGTTGAACAATTAAAAACAATTGGTGAACACTTTAAAGCAACAAGCGGAGATTTAATTTTAATTGTTGCCGATAAAATAAATAAAACGCGAAAAGTATTAGGTGAGTTACGTTTGGAAATGGCTAAACGTGAAAATTGGATTGATAAAAATGCTTGGAGTGTTTTTTGGGTTGTAGATATGCCTTTATTTGAACCTGATGAAAATACCGGTGAACCAATTTTTGCACATCACCCATTTTGCTCCCCACATCCAGATGATTTTCAATACATGGATAGTGAACCTTTGCGCGTTCGTGCACAGAGTTATGATTTGGTTATGAATGGAAATGAAATTTTAAGTGGAAGTATTCGTATTCATAATAAAGAATTGCAGGAAAAAGTATTTAAGATTTTAGGATTTAGTGAGGAAGAAAAAGAAAAACGTTTCGGGTTTATGGTGAATGCGTTTAAATATGGTGCACCACCACATGGCGGATGTGCATTTGGTTTCGACAGATGGGTGATGCTGATGGCAGGTGGAGATACCATTCGTGATGTGATACCGTTTCCTAAAAATAATAATGGAAGAGATATGATGATGGATGCGCCGGGCGAAGTAGATAATGAACAACTGAAAATAGTTGGTGTGCGGTTGTTGTGA
- the mrdA gene encoding penicillin-binding protein 2: MIFFIRLFYLQVIDDTYKQIADDRGLRKQQVDPDRGQILDRNGKLIVYNEPSYKLMVVPAQVGVIDTARFCEILGIDKAYFIRKMKDAIFLNSRVKESVFMSQISAEDFGRIEEYLYEFKGFYPAISPVRKYTYPCAAHLLGYVAEVDSNDIKKSNGYYRNADMIGKSGVEKSYEYLLRGQKGYRNVVIDRFGREVGPLNNGEEDVAPIAGKNLTLTIDIELQQYAEQLLANKRGALVAIEPSTGEILALVSTPSYDPNMLVGSARTKNFAKLALNKENPLNNRALSGYYPPGSTFKPVMAAIGMDIGSLTADQGYNCPGGYVMSGHKVDCHNHPYASNVELGIGHSCNAYFCYAFKYFMEAHDTPVEGMQDFKDHLGMWGIGTRTGVDLPNERNGNVPDPEDYDKVYGKGRWKASNCVTLGIGQDKLIVTPLQSANSMAIIANGGYFYTPHVLKYADDADTVLAKFLVRRETGIADSIFPYVQHGMAGAVNFGTARIAQVDSIQVCGKTGTAENPHGKSHSWFSCFAPEKNPQIAVAIIVENAGWGASYAAPIASLVVEKYVNGKISEKRKALEERMMKAVLIDTPLDLPPVQPIQNLPVDSNKNKQEQQPVQAAVLPKKE, translated from the coding sequence GTGATTTTTTTTATTCGCTTATTTTATTTGCAGGTAATTGATGATACCTATAAACAAATTGCCGATGACCGCGGATTGCGTAAACAACAGGTTGACCCCGATCGTGGTCAGATTCTGGACCGCAATGGCAAACTGATTGTTTATAATGAGCCGAGTTATAAGTTAATGGTGGTGCCGGCTCAAGTTGGCGTTATAGATACAGCGCGGTTTTGCGAAATTTTGGGAATAGATAAAGCCTATTTTATCCGAAAAATGAAAGATGCCATTTTCCTAAATTCAAGAGTGAAGGAAAGTGTATTTATGTCGCAAATTTCAGCAGAAGACTTTGGTCGCATTGAAGAATATTTATATGAATTTAAAGGGTTTTATCCTGCCATCAGTCCCGTAAGAAAATATACTTATCCCTGTGCCGCGCATTTATTAGGATACGTTGCAGAGGTAGATTCAAATGATATTAAAAAATCGAACGGCTATTACCGCAATGCCGATATGATTGGTAAAAGTGGCGTTGAAAAAAGTTATGAATATTTATTGCGTGGCCAAAAAGGGTATCGCAATGTTGTAATCGACCGTTTTGGCAGGGAAGTAGGACCATTAAATAATGGTGAAGAAGATGTTGCCCCAATTGCCGGTAAAAATTTAACGCTAACTATTGATATTGAATTACAACAGTACGCCGAACAATTATTGGCGAATAAACGCGGCGCGCTTGTAGCAATCGAACCTTCAACAGGCGAAATTTTAGCCTTGGTGAGCACACCTTCCTATGACCCTAATATGCTGGTTGGTAGTGCCAGAACAAAAAACTTTGCAAAACTTGCCTTAAATAAAGAAAATCCATTAAATAATCGTGCTTTAAGCGGTTATTACCCTCCGGGGTCCACATTTAAACCGGTTATGGCGGCAATCGGAATGGATATTGGCTCTCTTACTGCCGATCAGGGTTACAATTGTCCGGGCGGATATGTTATGTCTGGCCACAAAGTGGATTGTCACAACCACCCTTATGCATCAAATGTAGAATTGGGTATTGGACATTCCTGCAATGCATATTTCTGTTATGCATTTAAATATTTTATGGAGGCGCATGATACACCCGTAGAAGGCATGCAGGATTTTAAAGACCATTTAGGCATGTGGGGAATTGGTACCAGAACAGGGGTGGATTTACCAAACGAAAGAAATGGTAATGTGCCGGATCCTGAAGATTATGATAAAGTATACGGCAAAGGTCGATGGAAGGCTTCAAATTGTGTTACTTTAGGAATAGGGCAAGATAAACTTATCGTTACACCGCTGCAATCGGCAAATTCAATGGCAATTATTGCCAACGGCGGCTATTTTTATACGCCTCACGTATTAAAATATGCTGATGATGCGGATACTGTTTTAGCAAAATTTTTGGTGCGTCGCGAAACTGGAATTGCAGATAGTATTTTTCCTTATGTGCAACACGGTATGGCCGGCGCAGTAAATTTTGGTACGGCAAGAATAGCACAGGTAGATTCAATTCAGGTGTGTGGTAAAACAGGAACTGCTGAAAATCCACACGGAAAAAGTCACAGTTGGTTTAGTTGTTTTGCTCCGGAAAAAAATCCGCAGATTGCAGTTGCCATTATTGTTGAAAATGCGGGTTGGGGTGCCAGTTATGCTGCACCAATTGCAAGTTTGGTGGTAGAAAAATACGTGAACGGAAAAATCAGCGAAAAAAGAAAAGCACTTGAAGAAAGAATGATGAAAGCTGTGTTGATTGATACGCCTCTGGATTTACCTCCCGTTCAACCAATTCAGAATTTACCGGTCGACAGCAATAAAAATAAACAAGAACAACAACCTGTTCAGGCAGCAGTATTACCTAAAAAAGAATGA
- a CDS encoding ATP-binding cassette domain-containing protein yields MSDIMTFSQVSKRFSDVQALQQVSFSIPENTIFGLLGPNGAGKTTLIRIITKIFAADQGEIFFDGADIKTQQYANIGYMPEEKGLYKKMQVGEHLVYLGRLKGLSKADAKAKTIYWLDKLGAGDWWNKKLEDLSKGMQQKAQFIATVLHDPKLIILDEPFSGLDPVNAELIKNEIYQLHQQGTTIIFSTHRMEQVEEICKTIALINKGQLILNGAVSEIKQQFKENKYVISFDKLPMLETSDLFVVDRVEDNTITVKLNATTAPNAILQYFIGTGAQITAYYELLPSLNDIFITLVNKANHA; encoded by the coding sequence ATGAGTGATATCATGACCTTTTCGCAGGTAAGTAAACGGTTTTCTGATGTGCAAGCTTTGCAGCAAGTGAGTTTCAGCATTCCGGAAAACACCATTTTTGGCCTGCTGGGGCCAAATGGCGCAGGAAAAACAACCTTAATTCGCATTATCACTAAAATATTTGCAGCCGACCAGGGTGAGATATTTTTTGATGGTGCTGATATTAAAACACAGCAATATGCCAATATTGGTTATATGCCTGAGGAAAAGGGACTTTACAAAAAAATGCAAGTAGGCGAGCATCTGGTCTATTTAGGACGACTGAAAGGACTTTCAAAAGCAGATGCAAAAGCCAAAACAATCTATTGGTTGGATAAATTGGGTGCAGGAGACTGGTGGAATAAAAAACTTGAAGATTTATCGAAAGGTATGCAGCAGAAAGCACAATTTATCGCTACTGTTTTACATGACCCCAAATTAATTATTCTGGATGAACCATTTTCGGGACTCGACCCCGTTAATGCCGAACTCATTAAAAATGAAATTTATCAGTTACATCAGCAAGGCACCACCATTATTTTTTCAACCCACCGTATGGAGCAGGTTGAGGAAATATGCAAAACGATTGCACTGATTAATAAAGGTCAATTAATTTTAAATGGTGCAGTTAGTGAAATTAAACAGCAGTTTAAAGAAAATAAATATGTAATCAGTTTTGATAAATTGCCTATGCTTGAAACCAGCGATTTATTTGTTGTTGATCGAGTGGAGGATAATACCATCACTGTAAAATTAAACGCAACAACAGCACCAAATGCCATCTTGCAATATTTTATAGGCACCGGTGCTCAAATAACTGCATATTATGAATTGTTACCCTCATTGAATGATATTTTTATCACCCTTGTAAACAAAGCGAATCATGCGTAA
- a CDS encoding ABC transporter permease, translated as MRKTLLIIQREYITRVRKKSFIIFTLLGPLFFLLISVLPILISSANKSEQHITVKDDSGLISALPDTAGLYFNFKYNDMPLDKLLPMYSTLDDGYDALLYIPKMEPDAPYGIEIYSNEQMSLTTKIYLESIIEDQLEAINLKNEALDKNMLLKLRPKVSIDDKVTSGENQVEGDAAIASAFGFGMGFIIYIVLLIYGTMVMRGVMEEKSSRIIEVIISSVKPFQLMMGKIMGIGLVGLTQFFTWAFLITLLNIFVGIAFGGQLSELQQAGNTGDGNMQAVADTMANLNNLPLGYYLTMFIFYFLGGYFIYASLFAAIGSLAGDEDGDVQMFAFPVTMLILISIFIMTAVVQQPHTPLAFWASIIPFSSPIVMPALIPFGVPAWQIALSLTLLFGGFIFTTFLAGRIYRTAILMYGKKIKIKEVIKWMLYK; from the coding sequence ATGCGTAAAACATTACTTATTATTCAGCGTGAATATATTACGAGAGTAAGAAAAAAATCATTTATCATTTTTACGCTGCTGGGACCTTTGTTTTTTTTACTGATTAGTGTTTTACCTATTCTTATAAGTTCAGCTAATAAAAGCGAACAACATATAACAGTTAAAGACGACAGCGGATTGATATCAGCATTACCTGATACTGCCGGATTGTATTTCAATTTTAAATACAATGATATGCCGCTTGATAAGTTATTACCGATGTATTCAACATTAGACGATGGTTATGATGCATTGTTATACATTCCCAAAATGGAACCGGATGCACCTTATGGCATCGAAATTTACAGTAATGAGCAAATGAGTCTCACCACAAAAATTTATCTGGAATCGATTATTGAAGACCAATTGGAAGCAATAAATTTAAAAAATGAGGCGCTAGATAAAAACATGTTACTCAAATTGCGTCCCAAAGTTAGTATTGACGATAAAGTAACATCAGGTGAAAATCAGGTGGAGGGTGACGCAGCTATTGCAAGTGCATTTGGATTTGGCATGGGCTTTATTATTTATATTGTTTTACTGATTTACGGAACGATGGTAATGCGTGGCGTAATGGAAGAAAAATCGTCGCGGATAATCGAAGTAATAATTTCCAGTGTGAAGCCTTTTCAATTAATGATGGGCAAAATTATGGGTATTGGACTGGTGGGATTGACACAGTTTTTTACCTGGGCCTTTTTAATTACCCTGTTAAATATTTTTGTAGGGATTGCATTTGGCGGACAATTAAGTGAATTACAACAAGCCGGCAATACAGGAGATGGAAACATGCAGGCTGTTGCCGATACGATGGCTAATTTAAATAATTTGCCACTCGGTTATTATTTAACCATGTTTATATTTTATTTTTTAGGCGGTTATTTTATTTATGCTTCACTATTTGCAGCTATTGGTTCACTTGCCGGCGATGAAGATGGTGATGTGCAGATGTTTGCATTTCCGGTTACCATGTTAATTTTAATATCCATCTTCATTATGACCGCTGTAGTGCAGCAACCACATACACCACTTGCATTTTGGGCTTCCATCATTCCTTTTTCATCACCCATAGTGATGCCTGCTTTAATACCATTTGGTGTGCCTGCGTGGCAAATTGCACTTTCACTTACCTTACTGTTTGGCGGATTTATTTTCACTACATTTTTGGCAGGAAGAATTTACCGCACAGCAATTTTAATGTATGGTAAAAAAATAAAAATAAAGGAAGTAATAAAGTGGATGTTGTATAAATAA